One segment of Tamlana crocina DNA contains the following:
- a CDS encoding glycosyl hydrolase, whose protein sequence is MNIDFSFSIKQVVLLFCLISILTSCQNQKDNSNSENKVSLEAGFESPPNQAKARTWWHWISGNVSKSGITKDLEAMKAVGIQEAQLFNVHLGFPQGPVKYLSEEWLDLFKFSAEEAQRLGLEMAFHNSAGWSSSGGPWVTEEHAMQTVVSSELAIQGGKTITQKLPRPETKFDYYKDIAVLAFPKPKQTIKIDGLDYKMLSERVRNHLLPDIKAISKEAIIQKGTIINLTSKLSEDGVLNWEVPKGDWVILRLGHTPIGTTNRPAPPEAKGLEVDKMSKKALDAYWEAGVQPIIDKLGDLVGTTVNNCLIDSYEVETTNWTTGFDTQFESLRGYDLTAYLPTLAGYYVESGEVSERFLWDFRRTIGDLIAENYYGHFADLCHKNGLKFSVEPYWGPFDNMQVGAQGDIVMCEFWSGGYPFFDSPKFVSSIAHLNGSTIVGAESFTGIGGWDKHPANIKSIGDKAWAEGITRFIFHTYVHQPWDVAPGLALSYHGFDFNRLNTWWSQSKGYMDYVARSQYLLQQGKNVADVLVFTGESSPNTGFIKPEIREMGFDYDLIGANKLKDLTVKNGAIYSSVGNTYKLLVLPESDFIKPETLQKVKELVYGGAKVIGKKPVQSPSLSNYPNCDKEVETYVDDLWGSGSIKDMTISKALSNKTPDFKIESSDNTDLSFIHRKTADADIYFIANARKEARDITARFRVSGKQPELWNSEKGTTKDVVVFKENDDGTTTIPLSLGMEESVFIIFKKPLNINHLLEVSTELETAQVEPLSNLEIVKAEYGTFLQEGLIDITDRVNKAIKNGTLDFKMSRAFCDCDPAMGYKKEFRMEYQIGDTKKQIYAEEREHIHIDAGDKSLKVLKAVFGKFKGETTGIPQHYKTFDVTKTIKKIVNSGTYDILVTNKLIGNQIPEGDKTVLKISYKTDGEERTLFIPKGQFLKLSKDISKPKLEFKNDAISWTTPYAGKINYKTSSGGTKTAEVTSVSKPMELSGAWEVSFPINSEASKKETFPDLISWTDVQDESIQHFSGTASYKKEFVLSEEMIQPNKSVTLDLGSVSVIAEVIVNGNNIVSLWKAPFRVNIDEFVKEGKNTLEVKVTNLWPNRLIGDEKLKLDYPRQGKRAKPLPDWLLNETERPSKRTTFASWNHYNQNDDLLKSGLLGPVKLTFFETVKLEN, encoded by the coding sequence ATGAACATTGATTTCAGTTTTAGTATAAAACAGGTGGTGTTACTATTCTGTTTGATTTCAATTTTAACGTCTTGCCAAAACCAGAAAGATAACAGCAATTCAGAAAACAAAGTCAGCCTTGAAGCAGGTTTTGAAAGCCCACCAAACCAAGCTAAAGCTAGAACATGGTGGCATTGGATAAGTGGTAACGTCTCTAAATCTGGAATTACCAAAGATTTAGAAGCTATGAAAGCTGTTGGTATTCAGGAGGCACAATTGTTTAATGTGCATTTAGGTTTTCCACAAGGGCCAGTGAAATATTTAAGTGAGGAATGGTTAGACTTGTTTAAGTTTTCTGCAGAAGAAGCACAACGTTTAGGTTTAGAAATGGCATTTCATAACAGTGCAGGTTGGTCCTCTTCTGGAGGGCCTTGGGTGACTGAAGAACATGCGATGCAAACGGTGGTATCTAGTGAGCTTGCAATTCAAGGCGGAAAAACAATAACCCAAAAATTACCACGACCAGAAACCAAATTCGATTACTATAAAGACATCGCGGTTTTAGCTTTCCCTAAGCCTAAACAAACCATAAAAATTGATGGTTTAGACTATAAAATGCTTTCTGAACGTGTTCGAAATCATTTGTTACCCGATATTAAAGCAATTTCAAAAGAGGCTATTATTCAAAAAGGAACCATTATTAATTTAACTTCAAAACTATCTGAAGATGGGGTGTTAAACTGGGAAGTACCTAAAGGCGATTGGGTTATTTTACGTTTAGGACATACACCAATAGGAACAACCAACAGACCGGCACCACCAGAAGCCAAAGGTTTAGAGGTGGATAAAATGAGTAAAAAAGCCCTAGATGCCTATTGGGAAGCCGGTGTACAACCCATTATTGATAAGTTAGGCGATTTAGTAGGCACAACGGTTAACAATTGTTTAATTGATAGTTATGAAGTAGAAACCACAAATTGGACCACTGGATTCGATACGCAATTTGAAAGTTTAAGAGGTTATGATTTAACGGCATATTTACCAACTTTAGCTGGCTATTATGTGGAAAGTGGAGAAGTTTCAGAACGATTTCTTTGGGATTTTAGAAGAACTATTGGCGACTTAATCGCAGAGAATTATTATGGTCACTTTGCAGACTTATGCCATAAAAATGGACTGAAATTTTCTGTAGAACCCTATTGGGGACCTTTTGATAATATGCAAGTAGGAGCTCAAGGCGATATAGTCATGTGCGAATTTTGGAGTGGTGGTTATCCCTTTTTCGATTCGCCAAAATTTGTATCATCCATAGCACACTTAAACGGTAGCACCATTGTTGGAGCAGAATCTTTTACAGGTATTGGTGGTTGGGACAAGCACCCAGCAAACATAAAATCGATTGGAGATAAAGCTTGGGCAGAGGGAATTACACGATTTATTTTCCATACTTATGTGCATCAACCTTGGGATGTGGCGCCAGGTTTGGCCTTAAGTTATCATGGTTTTGATTTTAACCGATTAAACACCTGGTGGTCGCAAAGTAAGGGTTATATGGATTACGTAGCTCGTTCACAATATTTATTGCAACAAGGTAAAAATGTAGCCGATGTTTTGGTATTTACAGGGGAATCATCACCAAATACAGGGTTTATAAAACCTGAAATCAGAGAAATGGGTTTTGATTATGATTTGATTGGAGCAAATAAATTAAAAGACCTAACCGTTAAAAATGGAGCAATATATTCATCCGTAGGCAATACATATAAGCTTTTGGTCTTACCCGAATCAGACTTTATCAAACCAGAAACTCTTCAAAAAGTAAAAGAATTGGTTTATGGTGGCGCAAAAGTAATTGGTAAAAAACCGGTGCAATCACCAAGTTTAAGCAATTATCCAAATTGTGATAAAGAAGTTGAAACCTATGTTGATGATTTATGGGGAAGTGGTTCGATAAAAGATATGACTATTTCAAAAGCTTTGAGTAATAAAACACCAGATTTTAAAATTGAAAGTAGTGACAATACAGATTTGAGTTTTATACACAGAAAGACAGCTGATGCAGATATCTATTTTATAGCGAATGCTAGAAAAGAAGCCAGAGACATTACAGCGCGTTTTCGAGTTTCAGGAAAGCAACCAGAACTTTGGAACTCAGAAAAAGGCACTACAAAAGATGTGGTAGTTTTTAAAGAAAATGATGATGGAACTACAACAATTCCGTTATCCTTAGGAATGGAAGAATCGGTTTTTATAATCTTTAAAAAGCCTTTGAATATTAATCATTTATTAGAAGTTTCAACAGAACTAGAAACTGCTCAAGTAGAACCACTTTCTAATTTAGAAATTGTAAAAGCTGAATATGGTACCTTTTTGCAAGAAGGCTTAATTGATATTACCGATAGAGTAAATAAAGCTATCAAAAATGGCACTTTAGATTTTAAAATGAGTAGAGCTTTTTGCGATTGCGACCCTGCGATGGGCTATAAAAAAGAGTTCAGAATGGAATACCAAATAGGTGATACCAAAAAGCAGATTTATGCTGAAGAACGTGAGCATATTCATATTGACGCTGGAGATAAATCTCTAAAAGTTTTAAAAGCGGTATTTGGAAAATTTAAAGGAGAAACAACGGGTATTCCTCAGCATTATAAAACTTTTGATGTTACCAAAACGATTAAAAAGATAGTAAATTCTGGAACTTATGATATTTTGGTGACTAATAAATTAATAGGTAATCAAATTCCTGAAGGCGATAAAACTGTTTTAAAAATTAGCTATAAAACTGATGGAGAAGAACGCACTCTATTTATTCCGAAAGGACAGTTTTTAAAATTGTCTAAAGACATATCAAAACCAAAATTAGAATTTAAAAATGATGCCATAAGTTGGACAACACCTTATGCAGGAAAGATAAATTACAAGACATCATCAGGAGGAACAAAAACCGCAGAAGTGACATCCGTTTCAAAGCCTATGGAGTTATCAGGTGCTTGGGAAGTTTCTTTTCCAATAAACTCAGAAGCTTCAAAAAAAGAGACGTTTCCTGATTTGATTTCGTGGACCGATGTGCAAGACGAGTCGATTCAACATTTTTCAGGAACAGCATCTTATAAAAAAGAGTTTGTGTTATCCGAAGAGATGATACAGCCGAATAAAAGTGTAACCTTAGATTTAGGCAGTGTATCCGTTATTGCAGAAGTCATAGTTAACGGCAATAATATTGTATCTTTATGGAAGGCCCCTTTTAGAGTAAATATTGATGAATTTGTGAAAGAAGGGAAGAATACTTTAGAAGTTAAGGTGACCAATTTATGGCCCAATCGATTAATTGGTGACGAAAAACTAAAATTGGATTATCCAAGACAAGGTAAACGCGCAAAACCACTTCCAGATTGGTTATTAAACGAAACAGAACGACCATCTAAAAGAACAACATTTGCCAGTTGGAATCATTATAACCAGAATGATGATTTGCTAAAGTCTGGTCTCCTAGGGCCTGTGAAACTTACATTTTTTGAAACTGTAAAGCTAGAGAACTAA
- a CDS encoding glycoside hydrolase family 2 TIM barrel-domain containing protein produces the protein MSIKHQLQTICSIFFIMVSATCFSQRTVSNFNNDWRFILDVDKTEFSQKSMDDSAWQQLDVPHDWSFEKGVRKGGDQGQGGGYHDGGIGWYRKYFQVSKESLSKVTYINFDGVYMNSEVWVNGNRLGKRPYGYISFRYNISKYLKAGKNTIAVRVDNSLEPSARWYHPCGIYAAVSLIEVNPTHFKPNTIFIKTPSIQKEKGIVTIDAEINGDINGLKYDVKLLSADGSVLSNYSQKLKSNSPSVELEVKSPKLWSPETPNMYKAVTKILDGKKVIDEKITTFGFRTIEWKTETGFWLNGENVKLKGVCEHWEGGPVGGAWTKPMLRWKLELLKGMGINAIRPSHNPAPPMFYDICDEIGLLVMDEIFDGWHKKAPQDYGKQAFDEWWQADVKEWITRDRNHPSIFVWSLGNETHSDVAPELVAFGKSLDPTRLFTSGAGNPEDMDIQGVNGGSETKSFIDRQNENELEKPFISTEAPHTWQTRGYYRTHTWWRDNELPGTYELPNLTEKEIFFYEGLNPKDWKNRKQRFNSSYDNATVRVSARKYWEVMRDTPWHSGHFRWTGFDYYGEAGLVHGGLPFNLFMGGAIDVAGFEKDLYYFYQSQWTEEPMIHMLPHWTHPRMEKGTEIPVWVYSNTDEVELFLNGKSLGKDKPGTVWNEMQCEWLVPYEEGTIEAVGYIDGKEVNRTSFSTAKQPSTLQNTVTKLEAEGDFRASYILTSEGMDANNNLNPYAENRVYYNIVGDVDKVSMENGNPIDPTSRTKADYRSLFFGKTRLFLEEGQNAKEASVIVGSILGDKALYVSDEITIDVQSVWLFGNNNSNDFEVLYTIDGKNPETDGVAYTEPFKVEDGTTVKAVVKQNGVLVLTMEETFGKNEGLFWGDEHSADMWIGRGVNISAEDGLLTGSAKPSRDAHRFKGSGFVDFKGGEGSITWYQENDGERGDYSIRFRYMHNNEGKLYPMKLYVNDEYVRDMEFPATGGWEKEWKFVPTIIVLQSGANNIRLETTGESAPYIDELFID, from the coding sequence ATGTCAATAAAACATCAACTACAAACTATTTGCAGTATCTTCTTTATAATGGTTTCGGCAACTTGCTTTTCCCAGCGAACGGTGTCAAACTTTAACAACGATTGGCGATTTATTCTAGATGTAGATAAAACAGAGTTTTCACAAAAATCGATGGACGATAGTGCATGGCAGCAATTAGATGTACCCCACGATTGGTCTTTCGAAAAAGGTGTTAGAAAGGGCGGCGACCAAGGTCAAGGCGGAGGTTATCATGATGGAGGTATAGGCTGGTACCGTAAATACTTTCAAGTTTCAAAAGAAAGCCTTTCAAAAGTAACTTACATCAATTTTGATGGTGTTTACATGAACAGTGAGGTTTGGGTAAATGGTAACCGATTGGGCAAAAGGCCTTATGGGTACATAAGTTTTAGATATAATATTTCGAAATATTTAAAAGCAGGCAAAAATACCATTGCTGTTCGTGTAGATAACAGTTTAGAGCCTTCTGCACGTTGGTACCATCCTTGTGGTATTTATGCGGCAGTTTCTTTAATAGAAGTGAACCCAACGCATTTTAAACCGAATACTATTTTTATAAAAACACCTTCAATTCAAAAAGAAAAAGGAATTGTTACGATTGATGCAGAAATTAATGGAGATATAAATGGCTTAAAATATGATGTTAAACTACTGTCTGCCGATGGTAGTGTTTTATCCAATTATAGCCAAAAACTAAAATCAAATTCACCAAGTGTTGAATTGGAGGTTAAGTCGCCCAAGCTTTGGAGTCCTGAAACGCCAAATATGTATAAAGCCGTCACGAAAATACTGGATGGAAAAAAGGTGATAGATGAAAAAATCACCACATTTGGTTTTAGAACCATAGAATGGAAAACCGAAACGGGCTTTTGGTTAAATGGTGAAAATGTGAAACTAAAAGGGGTTTGTGAGCACTGGGAAGGCGGACCTGTTGGTGGTGCTTGGACCAAGCCCATGTTACGTTGGAAGCTGGAACTACTAAAGGGTATGGGCATAAACGCCATTCGTCCGTCACACAACCCAGCACCTCCTATGTTTTATGATATTTGTGATGAAATTGGATTGTTGGTCATGGATGAAATTTTTGATGGTTGGCATAAAAAAGCACCGCAAGATTACGGAAAACAAGCCTTTGATGAATGGTGGCAAGCAGATGTAAAAGAGTGGATTACAAGAGACCGAAACCACCCCAGTATCTTTGTATGGAGTTTAGGTAACGAAACCCATAGTGATGTGGCCCCAGAATTGGTAGCATTCGGAAAAAGCTTAGATCCAACCCGATTATTTACTTCTGGTGCTGGAAACCCAGAAGATATGGATATTCAGGGCGTTAATGGAGGTTCTGAAACCAAATCGTTTATAGACAGACAAAACGAAAATGAACTAGAAAAACCATTCATTTCTACAGAAGCCCCTCATACTTGGCAAACAAGAGGTTATTATAGAACGCATACTTGGTGGAGAGATAACGAATTGCCAGGTACCTATGAATTGCCAAACTTAACAGAAAAAGAAATTTTCTTCTACGAAGGTTTAAACCCAAAAGACTGGAAGAACAGAAAGCAACGTTTTAATTCCTCATACGATAATGCCACAGTGCGTGTTTCGGCAAGAAAATATTGGGAAGTGATGCGCGATACACCTTGGCATAGTGGGCATTTCCGTTGGACAGGTTTCGATTATTACGGAGAAGCCGGTTTAGTACACGGCGGGTTGCCATTTAACTTGTTTATGGGAGGCGCCATAGATGTAGCTGGTTTTGAAAAAGATTTATACTATTTCTATCAGAGTCAATGGACAGAAGAACCCATGATTCACATGCTACCGCATTGGACGCACCCAAGAATGGAAAAAGGTACCGAAATTCCAGTTTGGGTGTATTCTAATACCGATGAGGTTGAGCTGTTTTTAAACGGAAAATCATTAGGTAAAGATAAACCCGGAACCGTTTGGAACGAAATGCAATGCGAGTGGCTCGTGCCGTACGAAGAAGGTACCATAGAAGCAGTTGGTTACATTGATGGAAAAGAGGTAAACAGAACGTCGTTTTCAACAGCCAAACAACCATCAACTTTACAGAATACAGTAACTAAATTAGAGGCAGAAGGCGATTTTAGAGCGAGTTATATTCTAACTTCAGAAGGAATGGATGCCAATAATAATTTGAATCCTTATGCCGAAAACAGGGTGTACTATAACATCGTTGGTGATGTGGATAAAGTGTCCATGGAAAATGGAAATCCCATAGACCCTACCAGCAGAACAAAAGCCGATTACAGAAGTTTGTTTTTCGGTAAAACCAGATTGTTTTTGGAGGAAGGTCAAAACGCAAAAGAGGCCTCTGTAATTGTAGGTTCAATTCTAGGAGATAAAGCTTTATATGTTTCTGATGAAATTACTATTGATGTGCAATCCGTATGGTTATTTGGAAATAATAACTCCAATGATTTTGAAGTGCTTTATACAATAGATGGCAAAAACCCTGAAACGGATGGTGTGGCTTACACCGAGCCTTTTAAAGTTGAAGACGGTACAACTGTAAAAGCTGTCGTAAAACAAAACGGAGTTCTTGTTTTAACTATGGAAGAAACATTTGGTAAAAACGAAGGGCTTTTCTGGGGAGATGAACATTCTGCTGATATGTGGATTGGTAGAGGTGTTAATATTTCTGCGGAAGATGGTCTTTTAACAGGTTCTGCTAAACCTAGTAGAGATGCACACCGTTTTAAAGGTTCTGGTTTTGTTGATTTTAAAGGAGGCGAAGGCTCAATCACTTGGTATCAAGAAAACGATGGCGAGCGCGGTGATTATAGCATTCGTTTTAGATATATGCACAACAATGAGGGTAAATTATACCCCATGAAATTATACGTCAATGACGAGTATGTGCGAGATATGGAGTTTCCTGCAACTGGCGGTTGGGAAAAAGAATGGAAGTTTGTACCGACCATTATTGTACTGCAATCTGGAGCTAATAATATCAGATTAGAAACCACAGGAGAGAGCGCACCTTACATTGACGAGTTGTTTATAGATTAA
- a CDS encoding sulfatase, producing MKKIVLLICVTIANISFIHSQEKDSPNILVFYIDDLRAELGCYGSETAITPNIDKLASEGIMFNKAYTQQAICAPSRMSTLTGLRPETLGIYSIFTPLRKVHQEVVTLPQLFKQNGYKTISTGKVYHHFVDDKESWTELVKRPSNIYLKPESLEAMAGKRAKGPAYEDADVADDGYKDGIVANDAIRMLHQYKDDKFLMFVGLMKPHLPFNAPKKYWDLHDKGKFEIPSKEKPEGMYRLALSKWGELKGYHGIPKEDPLNDDITRTLIHGYHACVSYMDAQVGKVMQTLEELDLKKSTMIVFMSDHGYKIGEYGAWCKHSNVEIDVRVPLIISRETNDKKRQSGVISNALVENVDIFSTLIDICGFEVPKSDGKSLVPVIDNPEASWDEVATSVFPRGKNIMGCTATDGEWRYTEWRDSVTHEILGSELYEHKNSLLSFENLSGHEKYQAVEKRMKALLESQFPRDGAPFPQNDIPRK from the coding sequence ATGAAAAAAATAGTTTTATTAATCTGTGTTACAATTGCTAACATAAGTTTTATACATTCTCAAGAAAAAGACTCACCAAATATCTTAGTGTTTTACATAGATGATTTAAGAGCAGAATTAGGATGTTACGGAAGTGAAACAGCAATTACTCCGAATATTGATAAGTTGGCATCAGAAGGTATAATGTTTAACAAAGCCTATACCCAACAAGCCATTTGTGCCCCTTCAAGAATGAGCACCTTAACGGGTTTAAGACCCGAAACCTTGGGTATCTATAGCATTTTTACACCTTTACGTAAAGTTCATCAAGAAGTCGTTACGCTTCCGCAATTGTTTAAGCAAAACGGATACAAAACAATTAGCACGGGTAAAGTGTATCATCATTTTGTAGATGATAAAGAAAGTTGGACAGAACTTGTAAAAAGGCCTTCTAATATATATTTAAAACCAGAGAGCCTTGAGGCTATGGCTGGAAAACGTGCCAAAGGTCCAGCTTATGAAGATGCGGACGTAGCTGATGACGGCTATAAAGATGGCATTGTTGCAAACGATGCCATTAGAATGTTGCATCAATATAAGGATGACAAATTTTTAATGTTTGTTGGTTTAATGAAACCGCATTTGCCTTTTAATGCACCAAAAAAATATTGGGATTTGCATGATAAAGGCAAGTTTGAAATTCCATCAAAGGAAAAACCAGAAGGGATGTATCGTTTGGCTTTAAGTAAATGGGGAGAATTAAAAGGATATCACGGTATACCTAAAGAAGACCCTTTAAACGATGACATTACAAGAACTCTAATTCATGGGTATCACGCTTGTGTAAGCTATATGGATGCTCAGGTTGGTAAAGTCATGCAAACGCTTGAAGAATTGGATTTGAAAAAAAGTACTATGATAGTTTTTATGAGCGACCACGGTTATAAAATTGGTGAGTACGGTGCGTGGTGCAAACACTCAAACGTAGAGATTGATGTTCGTGTGCCTTTAATTATCAGTAGGGAAACCAATGATAAAAAACGACAATCAGGAGTCATTTCAAATGCCTTGGTGGAGAATGTCGATATCTTTTCAACACTTATAGATATTTGTGGTTTTGAGGTCCCAAAATCTGACGGGAAAAGTTTAGTGCCCGTTATTGATAATCCTGAAGCATCTTGGGATGAGGTAGCTACAAGCGTTTTTCCTAGAGGAAAAAATATTATGGGGTGTACCGCAACCGACGGGGAGTGGCGATATACCGAATGGCGAGATTCGGTCACCCACGAAATACTAGGCTCAGAGTTATACGAGCATAAAAATAGCTTACTGTCTTTTGAAAACTTATCAGGGCATGAAAAATACCAAGCAGTAGAAAAACGCATGAAGGCCTTGTTGGAATCGCAATTTCCCAGAGATGGAGCGCCTTTTCCACAAAACGATATACCCAGAAAATAA
- a CDS encoding family 43 glycosylhydrolase, with the protein MKQGFQIVVVLIFGLSLVSCKNEKKEQGANPAVEVKSSVHNEGNNPVIRHIRTADPSAHIWNDGKVWMYTSRDMEDATFYDSMDGYRAFSSTDMVNWIDHGEVLHSRDIPWGAKGWMWAPTAIYKNNKYYLLYPHSVKGSKDDMRCGVAVSDVPEGPFKDIGWIEGVEGQWLDPCVFEDDDGKVYLYWGVRTPKVARLKDNLLELAEAPRTIEYGAKNFFEASYMHKRNGKYYFSYNTGLGGFYGMADNPYGPFEYKGAINPKQRQDHHSIVNYKGQDYFFYHWQNWNGGSKFSRNTCIEYLYYNEDGTIQEIVATEEGVKKVE; encoded by the coding sequence ATGAAACAAGGATTTCAAATAGTTGTTGTTTTGATATTTGGTTTATCCTTGGTAAGCTGTAAAAATGAAAAAAAAGAACAGGGAGCTAATCCAGCGGTTGAAGTAAAATCCTCGGTACACAATGAAGGCAACAATCCTGTAATTCGTCATATTCGAACTGCAGACCCATCGGCTCATATCTGGAACGATGGTAAAGTGTGGATGTACACCTCTCGTGATATGGAGGACGCCACATTTTACGATTCTATGGATGGGTATCGTGCGTTTTCATCAACAGATATGGTAAATTGGATAGACCATGGCGAAGTATTACATTCCAGAGATATTCCTTGGGGTGCAAAAGGCTGGATGTGGGCACCAACTGCCATTTACAAAAACAATAAATACTATTTATTATATCCACATTCTGTAAAAGGTTCAAAAGACGATATGCGATGCGGTGTTGCCGTTAGTGATGTTCCAGAAGGCCCGTTTAAAGACATCGGTTGGATTGAAGGTGTTGAAGGCCAATGGCTAGACCCCTGTGTGTTTGAGGATGATGATGGAAAAGTCTATTTATACTGGGGCGTCAGAACACCTAAAGTTGCACGCTTAAAAGACAATCTTTTAGAGTTAGCGGAAGCACCAAGAACCATTGAATATGGCGCTAAAAATTTCTTTGAAGCCAGTTACATGCACAAACGCAATGGAAAATATTATTTCTCGTATAATACTGGTTTAGGTGGTTTTTATGGGATGGCAGACAATCCTTATGGGCCTTTTGAATACAAAGGTGCTATCAACCCTAAACAAAGACAAGACCATCATTCTATTGTAAACTACAAAGGGCAAGATTACTTTTTTTATCATTGGCAAAATTGGAATGGCGGTTCAAAGTTTAGTAGAAACACTTGTATAGAATATTTGTATTACAATGAAGATGGTACTATACAAGAAATTGTTGCCACAGAGGAAGGCGTGAAAAAAGTAGAATAA